In one window of Hymenobacter nivis DNA:
- the hslV gene encoding ATP-dependent protease subunit HslV: MLPKIRSTTVLGVRHNGQIALGADGQATMDKHVAKNNVRKVRQLNDGKVVTGFAGSTADAFMLLDRFEEKLAAYGSNLKRAAIELAKDWRKDQYLRKLEAMMVVCDKDELLIISGTGDVLEPDMDVAAIGSGAMYAQAAALALKKHAPHLTARQMVEDALHIAADICIYTNHNLIIAEPA; the protein is encoded by the coding sequence ATGCTCCCAAAAATTCGCTCCACGACCGTGCTTGGCGTGCGCCACAACGGCCAGATTGCCCTCGGGGCCGACGGCCAGGCCACCATGGACAAGCACGTGGCCAAAAACAACGTGCGCAAAGTGCGCCAGCTCAACGACGGCAAGGTGGTCACCGGCTTTGCCGGATCCACAGCCGATGCTTTCATGCTGCTCGACCGCTTCGAGGAGAAGCTGGCCGCCTACGGCAGCAACCTCAAGCGCGCCGCCATCGAGCTGGCTAAAGACTGGCGTAAAGACCAGTACCTGCGTAAGTTAGAAGCTATGATGGTGGTCTGCGATAAAGACGAGCTACTCATTATCAGCGGCACCGGCGACGTGCTGGAGCCCGACATGGACGTGGCCGCCATCGGCTCGGGGGCCATGTACGCGCAGGCCGCCGCCCTGGCCCTGAAGAAGCACGCCCCGCACCTCACCGCCCGCCAGATGGTGGAAGACGCCCTGCACATCGCGGCTGACATCTGCATCTACACCAACCATAATTTGATTATCGCCGAGCCGGCGTAA
- the ychF gene encoding redox-regulated ATPase YchF, with protein sequence MGLRCGIVGLPNVGKSTLFNALSNAKAESANYPFCTIEPNVGVITVPDERLQILEALVNPKRVLPTIIEFVDIAGLVKGASKGEGLGNKFLANIREVDAIIHVVRCFDDPNIVHVAGGVDPVFDKDVIDTELQIKDLESIDKKLVKSERSAKAGDAVAKKEVAGLQKFKTALEAGQNARAVAATADDLEAVADLQLLTIKPVIYVANVDEASIATDGNNHVAALRAHVKTEGAQVVLVSAAIESQIAEMEDPDEKAMFLGEYGLTESGLNKLIRASYELLNLITYFTAGVQEVRAWTIHRGDKAPAAAGVIHSDFEKGFIRAEVIKLPDYQEYKTEVKIKEAGRMAVEGKDYVVQDGDIMHFRFNV encoded by the coding sequence ATGGGCCTCCGCTGCGGTATCGTGGGCTTGCCGAACGTCGGCAAATCCACCCTGTTCAACGCGTTATCCAACGCCAAAGCCGAATCGGCCAACTACCCGTTCTGCACCATCGAGCCCAATGTGGGCGTGATTACCGTGCCCGACGAGCGCCTGCAAATCCTGGAGGCGCTGGTGAACCCCAAGCGCGTGCTGCCCACCATCATCGAGTTTGTCGACATTGCCGGCCTCGTGAAAGGCGCCAGTAAGGGCGAGGGCCTGGGCAATAAATTCCTGGCCAACATCCGCGAGGTGGACGCCATCATCCACGTGGTGCGCTGCTTCGACGACCCCAACATCGTGCACGTGGCCGGCGGCGTAGATCCCGTGTTCGATAAGGACGTGATTGACACCGAGCTGCAAATCAAGGATTTGGAGAGCATCGACAAGAAGCTGGTGAAATCGGAGCGCAGCGCCAAGGCCGGCGACGCCGTGGCCAAGAAGGAAGTTGCGGGCCTGCAGAAGTTTAAAACCGCCCTCGAAGCCGGCCAGAACGCCCGCGCCGTGGCCGCTACCGCCGACGACCTGGAGGCCGTGGCCGACTTGCAGCTGCTTACCATCAAGCCCGTGATTTACGTGGCCAACGTGGACGAAGCCAGCATTGCTACCGACGGCAATAACCACGTGGCCGCCCTGCGGGCGCACGTGAAAACCGAAGGGGCCCAAGTGGTACTGGTGTCGGCCGCCATCGAGTCGCAGATTGCCGAGATGGAAGACCCCGACGAGAAGGCGATGTTCCTGGGCGAGTACGGCCTCACTGAGTCGGGCCTGAACAAGCTCATCCGCGCCAGCTACGAGCTGCTGAACCTCATCACCTACTTCACTGCCGGCGTGCAGGAAGTGCGCGCCTGGACCATCCACCGCGGCGACAAGGCCCCCGCGGCGGCCGGCGTCATCCACTCCGATTTCGAAAAGGGCTTCATCCGCGCCGAGGTTATCAAACTGCCTGATTACCAAGAGTACAAAACCGAGGTAAAAATTAAGGAAGCCGGCCGGATGGCCGTGGAAGGCAAGGACTATGTGGTGCAGGACGGCGATATTATGCACTTCCGCTTCAACGTCTGA
- a CDS encoding DUF1572 family protein has product MTADFLASTKKQFAYYKLLGEQALAQVPDDQLNWQPNAASNSLAAIVKHLWGNMLSRWTDFLTTDGEKPWRYREAEFDNDLRTRATVLEKWEAGWQCLFRALDGLTVADLGRVVYIRHQGHTVAEAINRQLAHYPYHVGQMVFLARLVAGDAWQSLSIPRGASATYNADKFAQPPHQAHFTDELLGGAPL; this is encoded by the coding sequence ATGACCGCCGACTTCCTCGCCAGCACCAAAAAGCAGTTCGCCTACTACAAGCTGCTGGGCGAGCAAGCCCTGGCCCAAGTGCCCGACGACCAACTCAATTGGCAGCCCAACGCGGCCAGCAACAGCCTGGCGGCCATCGTGAAGCACTTGTGGGGCAATATGTTATCGCGCTGGACGGATTTCCTGACCACCGACGGCGAGAAACCCTGGCGCTACCGCGAGGCCGAGTTCGACAACGACCTACGCACCCGCGCCACAGTGCTCGAAAAGTGGGAAGCCGGCTGGCAGTGCCTGTTTAGGGCTCTCGACGGGCTGACGGTGGCCGATTTGGGCCGGGTCGTGTACATCCGCCACCAGGGCCACACCGTGGCCGAGGCCATCAACCGGCAACTGGCGCACTACCCCTACCACGTGGGCCAAATGGTGTTCCTAGCCCGCTTGGTGGCCGGCGACGCGTGGCAGTCGCTCTCCATCCCGCGCGGCGCATCGGCAACCTACAACGCCGATAAATTTGCCCAGCCCCCGCACCAGGCACATTTCACCGACGAGCTTTTGGGCGGCGCCCCGCTTTAA
- a CDS encoding TolC family protein: MRTVQKLAAVVLGALRRGALPLLLALGPLGLRAQGLPAGQGAPEQLGPDQLAPGQLAPRRPTSDPATPGKLATPAAPLLLGGDPAGPRAALDSTRVFSLQDLAELVFANHPIVKQAVLLSAKAQAQVQQARGGFDPKLGAGFDRKVFGGTNYYNDWTNELKVPLWPGGVDLKASYDRYVGTYVNPEYRTPLPGLAGIGLSVPLGQGLLIDARRSTLRQARIMVAAAEADRVKQINEVWLQAAKDYWYWYYTYQQTALIQEGVALAEGRFRAVSRQVDAGDKAPIDSVEARITVQDRLLQAEQLRVELQNARLVLSNHLWNRDAQPVELPTRAVPQAVRLAPVDTTDLNRLSALAAAQHPTLRKLDAKIRQLGIEERYRRELLKPKVNVSGTLLSQGDFYRTELPATYGFGWNNYKVGVDFAFPLFLRLERGKLQQTRIQVQETGLEQQQSRRTILNQLTSTYNTLKAYERQLALQALTIDNQRTLLRAELTKFNLGESTVFLINTRETKLIDLRLKLASLQASYEKSLAELYYYAGTRTPGTE, from the coding sequence GTGAGGACAGTTCAAAAATTAGCGGCGGTTGTACTGGGGGCCCTGCGGCGCGGAGCCCTGCCCCTACTGCTGGCGCTGGGGCCCCTGGGCCTGCGGGCGCAGGGCCTGCCGGCGGGGCAAGGGGCCCCGGAGCAGCTCGGGCCGGACCAGCTGGCGCCCGGGCAGCTCGCACCGCGCCGGCCCACTTCGGACCCGGCCACGCCGGGGAAGCTGGCTACGCCGGCCGCGCCGCTGCTGCTGGGCGGGGACCCGGCCGGGCCCCGCGCGGCCCTCGACTCCACCCGCGTGTTCTCGCTGCAGGACCTGGCCGAGCTGGTGTTTGCCAACCACCCCATCGTCAAGCAGGCGGTCTTGCTCAGCGCCAAGGCCCAGGCCCAGGTGCAGCAGGCCCGCGGCGGCTTCGACCCGAAGCTGGGCGCGGGCTTCGACCGCAAAGTGTTCGGGGGCACCAACTACTACAACGACTGGACCAACGAGCTGAAGGTACCGCTGTGGCCGGGCGGCGTCGACCTGAAAGCCAGCTACGACCGCTACGTGGGCACCTACGTCAACCCGGAGTACCGCACGCCCCTGCCCGGGCTGGCGGGCATTGGCCTGTCGGTGCCGTTGGGCCAGGGCCTGCTCATCGACGCGCGCCGCAGCACTCTGCGCCAGGCCCGCATCATGGTGGCTGCCGCCGAGGCCGACCGCGTGAAGCAAATCAACGAGGTGTGGCTGCAAGCGGCCAAGGACTACTGGTACTGGTACTACACCTACCAGCAAACCGCGCTTATCCAGGAAGGCGTAGCACTGGCCGAGGGCCGCTTCCGGGCCGTGAGCCGCCAGGTGGACGCGGGCGACAAGGCTCCCATCGACTCGGTGGAGGCGCGCATCACGGTCCAGGACCGCCTCTTGCAGGCCGAGCAGCTGCGCGTGGAGCTGCAAAACGCCCGCCTCGTGCTGTCCAACCACCTCTGGAACCGCGACGCCCAGCCCGTGGAGCTGCCCACCCGCGCCGTGCCACAGGCCGTGCGCCTGGCTCCCGTCGACACCACCGACCTGAACCGCCTCAGCGCCCTGGCCGCCGCCCAGCACCCCACGCTGCGCAAGCTGGACGCCAAAATCCGCCAGCTCGGCATCGAGGAGCGCTACCGACGCGAGCTGCTCAAGCCCAAGGTCAACGTGAGCGGCACGCTGCTGAGCCAGGGCGATTTCTACCGCACCGAGCTGCCGGCCACCTACGGTTTTGGGTGGAATAACTACAAGGTAGGCGTCGATTTTGCCTTCCCCCTCTTCCTACGCCTGGAGCGCGGCAAGCTCCAGCAAACGCGCATCCAAGTGCAGGAAACTGGCCTGGAGCAGCAGCAGAGCCGGCGCACCATCCTTAACCAGCTCACGTCCACCTACAACACGCTCAAGGCCTACGAGCGCCAGCTTGCTCTCCAGGCCCTCACCATCGACAACCAGCGCACCCTGCTGCGGGCCGAGCTCACCAAGTTCAACCTCGGCGAGAGCACCGTTTTCCTCATCAACACCCGCGAAACCAAGCTCATCGACCTCCGCCTGAAACTGGCCAGCCTACAGGCCAGCTACGAAAAATCACTGGCCGAGCTGTACTACTACGCCGGCACCCGCACCCCGGGCACGGAATAA
- a CDS encoding DUF58 domain-containing protein, with the protein MPAPDLAAVRSFENLEFLARQLVDGFITGLHQSPYHGFSVEFSEHRLYNPGESTRHIDWKVFARTDKLFVKRYEEETNLRAHLLIDVSPSMYYPTPGHAKLTFSVVAAAALATLLTRQRDAVGLVTFADRVELQTPVRSTTTHRHAVLLALQRLLERPPAPAGPRRGTDVAGVIHTIAQQIPKRSLVILFSDMLGRDAAEQAAALAALQHLRHQHHEVLLFHVLDRSTEANFDFAERPYIFEDVETGQEIKLQPSQIREQYRAAMATFEQDLALRCGQLKIDFVPVDVREPFEKVLYAYLVKRGKGR; encoded by the coding sequence ATGCCCGCCCCCGACCTCGCCGCCGTCCGCTCGTTCGAAAACCTGGAATTCCTGGCCCGCCAGCTCGTCGACGGCTTCATCACTGGCCTGCACCAATCACCCTACCACGGCTTTTCGGTCGAGTTTTCGGAGCACCGCCTCTACAACCCCGGCGAGAGTACCCGTCACATCGACTGGAAGGTATTTGCCCGCACCGACAAGCTGTTCGTGAAGCGCTACGAGGAGGAAACCAACCTGCGCGCTCACCTGCTCATCGACGTGAGCCCGAGCATGTACTACCCTACCCCGGGCCACGCCAAGCTAACTTTCAGCGTGGTAGCGGCGGCAGCTTTGGCTACGCTCCTCACCCGGCAGCGCGACGCGGTGGGCCTCGTCACCTTCGCCGACCGCGTGGAGCTGCAAACGCCGGTGCGCTCCACCACCACCCACCGCCACGCCGTGCTGCTGGCCTTACAGCGCCTGCTGGAGCGCCCGCCCGCCCCCGCGGGGCCCCGGCGCGGCACCGACGTGGCGGGCGTCATCCACACCATCGCCCAGCAAATTCCCAAACGCTCACTCGTCATCCTCTTCAGCGACATGCTGGGGCGTGATGCGGCCGAGCAGGCCGCCGCGCTGGCCGCCCTCCAGCACCTGCGCCACCAGCACCACGAGGTGCTGCTCTTCCACGTGCTCGACCGCAGCACAGAGGCCAACTTTGACTTTGCCGAGCGCCCCTACATCTTCGAAGACGTGGAAACGGGCCAGGAAATCAAGCTCCAGCCCTCCCAGATTCGGGAGCAGTACCGGGCCGCCATGGCCACTTTCGAGCAGGACCTGGCCCTGCGCTGCGGGCAATTGAAGATTGATTTCGTGCCCGTGGACGTGCGCGAGCCCTTCGAAAAAGTGCTGTACGCCTACCTGGTGAAGCGCGGCAAGGGCCGCTAA
- a CDS encoding acyltransferase family protein: MDALKRRAISGDSSIFLDGMRLLAALVVLVWHASYQWLPGYPRLLAIFDDLSHAAVIVFFVLSGYLIAYTTTNNNRGPRQYAVARLSRLYSVLIPALVITALIEFAVSYLDPVISASYSRGNPLPRYALCLAFCNEIGLLSASPPINNPLWSLSFEFWYYAIFGLWFFRHPGAKSLILIVLACCVAGPKILLLMPIWVLGFLAYRIPAPTFTIKRGWALVGVLIFVAVLVVIYVPDFPYNLGRKPFFYANRFLTDWLTGIIFALAVWLLPAGSNAVKPAAVNLLRTIADLSFPLYILHYPLLVLWRAAFGWRANDVSQMCIAIVSVTVVAVIIGVFLEQQRGIWVRFFKWAVNCIKPLPIPFSEKTLPV, from the coding sequence ATGGATGCGTTGAAAAGACGGGCAATTAGTGGTGACTCCAGCATCTTCCTCGACGGGATGCGCTTGCTAGCAGCCCTCGTTGTTTTGGTTTGGCATGCTTCGTACCAGTGGTTGCCCGGCTACCCCCGTTTGCTAGCCATTTTCGACGATCTGTCGCACGCCGCAGTTATTGTGTTTTTCGTGCTGTCCGGCTACCTTATTGCCTACACCACCACCAACAATAACCGGGGGCCCCGGCAGTATGCCGTGGCCCGCCTCAGCCGTCTATACTCGGTGTTGATTCCGGCCCTAGTCATCACGGCGCTCATCGAGTTCGCCGTGTCTTACCTAGACCCAGTAATTTCCGCGAGCTATTCCCGTGGCAACCCGTTGCCCCGCTACGCGTTGTGTCTGGCTTTTTGCAATGAAATAGGGCTGCTTTCGGCCTCGCCGCCCATCAATAATCCGTTGTGGTCGTTGAGCTTTGAGTTTTGGTACTACGCCATTTTTGGGCTCTGGTTTTTTCGGCATCCCGGTGCCAAGTCGCTGATATTGATCGTGTTGGCGTGTTGTGTGGCGGGTCCCAAAATACTTTTGCTGATGCCCATCTGGGTACTCGGTTTCCTGGCTTACCGCATACCTGCGCCTACGTTTACAATTAAACGCGGGTGGGCCTTGGTGGGTGTTTTGATTTTTGTAGCGGTCCTGGTGGTGATTTACGTTCCCGATTTTCCCTATAATCTGGGGCGCAAGCCTTTTTTCTACGCTAACCGGTTCCTGACCGATTGGCTGACGGGAATCATCTTCGCGCTGGCCGTCTGGCTGTTGCCCGCGGGAAGCAACGCCGTAAAACCTGCAGCGGTGAATTTGCTGCGCACGATTGCCGATTTGTCGTTCCCACTGTACATTTTACACTACCCCTTGCTTGTGCTGTGGCGTGCCGCGTTCGGGTGGCGCGCAAACGACGTGTCTCAGATGTGTATCGCCATCGTTTCGGTCACCGTCGTGGCAGTTATCATTGGTGTCTTCTTGGAGCAGCAGCGTGGCATATGGGTGCGGTTTTTCAAGTGGGCCGTCAACTGCATCAAACCCCTGCCTATCCCATTTTCCGAAAAGACGCTGCCAGTTTAG
- a CDS encoding HlyD family secretion protein produces MLNLSNQNVDQAVWQEAPRLARPELLDPEGGRRLGRVMMVAVLVFFIILFLPWRQNIEGSGTLTALTPQDRPQTVQNAIAGRIEHWAVREGQLVRRGDTLLTLSEIKDEYFDPNLPERLGEQLAAKRGNVAANGARIAAASRQIVALRMSLVVGLAAARNRVQQARNTVAMDSADLVAITNAYRIAQNRLARYEAGYQNGLFSLTDIEARRLNLQNDLAKVVSQRNKLGSSRQSLDNSVIALTEIQAKYQENLAKTESDRSSAVSSRASSEGEVAALRNKISNVAVRRGLYIVRAPQTGYLVRTLKAGIGETIKEGEAIATLQPEAPVLAAELYVRAMDVPLIQRGRQVRLQFDGWPAIQFSGWPSVAVGTFGGTVSVIDVVSSTNGRYRLLVRPVQTQPGDQPWPPQLRLGSGVYGWVILDSVPVWYEIWRQLNGFPPTLTTTPDGSPIKAEGGKGEGSKS; encoded by the coding sequence CGTCCCGAACTGCTCGACCCCGAGGGCGGGCGCCGGCTGGGCCGCGTCATGATGGTAGCGGTCTTGGTATTCTTCATCATCCTGTTTTTACCCTGGCGGCAAAACATCGAAGGCAGCGGCACCCTCACGGCCCTCACGCCCCAGGACCGGCCCCAGACGGTACAGAACGCCATCGCGGGCCGCATCGAGCACTGGGCCGTGCGCGAGGGCCAGCTCGTGCGCCGCGGCGACACGCTACTCACGCTCTCCGAAATTAAGGACGAGTACTTCGACCCCAACCTCCCCGAGCGCCTGGGCGAGCAGCTGGCCGCCAAGCGCGGCAACGTGGCCGCCAATGGGGCCCGTATCGCGGCCGCCAGCCGCCAGATTGTGGCCCTGCGAATGAGCCTGGTGGTGGGCCTGGCCGCCGCCCGCAACCGCGTGCAGCAGGCCCGCAATACGGTAGCGATGGACAGCGCCGACCTGGTGGCCATCACCAACGCCTACCGCATTGCCCAGAACCGGCTGGCCCGCTACGAAGCCGGCTACCAGAACGGCCTGTTTTCGCTCACCGACATTGAGGCCCGCCGCCTGAACCTACAAAACGACCTGGCCAAGGTAGTATCGCAGCGCAACAAGCTGGGCAGCAGCCGGCAGTCCCTGGACAACAGCGTCATCGCGCTGACCGAAATCCAGGCCAAGTATCAGGAGAACCTGGCCAAAACCGAGTCCGACCGCAGCTCGGCCGTGTCGAGCCGGGCCAGCTCGGAGGGTGAGGTAGCGGCGCTGCGCAACAAAATCAGCAACGTAGCCGTGCGCCGCGGCCTCTACATCGTACGGGCCCCACAAACCGGCTATCTGGTGCGCACCCTCAAGGCGGGCATCGGCGAAACCATCAAGGAAGGTGAGGCCATCGCCACGCTTCAGCCCGAGGCCCCGGTGCTGGCCGCCGAACTGTACGTGCGCGCCATGGACGTGCCGCTCATCCAGCGGGGCCGGCAGGTGCGGCTGCAATTCGACGGCTGGCCGGCCATTCAGTTCTCGGGGTGGCCGTCGGTGGCGGTGGGCACGTTCGGCGGCACCGTGTCGGTGATTGACGTGGTGAGCAGCACCAACGGCCGCTACCGGCTGCTGGTGCGCCCCGTGCAAACCCAGCCCGGCGACCAGCCCTGGCCCCCGCAGCTGCGCCTCGGCTCGGGCGTGTACGGCTGGGTGATTCTGGATTCGGTGCCCGTATGGTACGAAATCTGGCGTCAGCTCAACGGCTTCCCCCCCACCCTGACCACCACGCCCGACGGGTCGCCCATCAAGGCGGAGGGCGGCAAAGGAGAGGGTAGCAAGTCGTGA
- a CDS encoding DUF3276 family protein, whose amino-acid sequence MDDRPDQEEIYSQRIKAGKRTYFFDVKATRGQDYYLTITESKRRQNSDDSVSYEKHKIFLYKEDFLKFVDALQDAVDYVREELLTPEEVAELDRPREYDERDRRDVPAAEQRPAFDANRSDDSY is encoded by the coding sequence GTGGACGACCGCCCCGACCAGGAAGAGATTTATTCCCAACGCATTAAGGCCGGTAAGCGCACGTATTTCTTCGACGTGAAAGCCACCCGCGGCCAGGATTACTACCTGACCATCACCGAAAGCAAGCGCCGCCAGAACAGCGACGACTCGGTTTCGTACGAAAAGCACAAGATTTTCTTGTATAAAGAAGATTTTTTGAAATTTGTGGACGCTCTCCAGGATGCCGTGGACTACGTGCGCGAAGAGCTGCTAACCCCCGAGGAAGTGGCCGAGCTGGACCGCCCCCGCGAGTACGACGAGCGCGACCGCCGCGACGTCCCCGCCGCTGAACAGCGCCCCGCCTTCGACGCCAACCGCAGCGACGACAGCTATTAG
- a CDS encoding deoxyhypusine synthase family protein: MHITNFLKHHYRHFNAAALIDAADGYNKHIAEGGKMMITLAGAMSTAEMGIQLAELIRQDKVQIISCTGANLEEDIFNLVAHDFYERVPNYRDLTPADEQALLARHMNRVTDTCIPEEEAMRRLEHTVLKFWEKADKAGEACFPHEFFYQILLSGELEQYYQIDPKDSWMLAAAEKNLPIICPGWEDSTLGNIYAGHVITGDIKNVHTMRTGIQYMIYLADWYTKQATDESKVGFFQIGGGIAGDFPICVVPMLHQDLGRTSVPLWGYFCQISDSTTSYGSYSGAVPNEKITWGKLGEKTPKFIIESDATIVAPLIFAIVLGQ, encoded by the coding sequence ATGCATATCACCAATTTCCTCAAGCACCACTACCGCCACTTCAACGCCGCCGCCCTCATCGACGCGGCCGACGGCTACAATAAGCACATCGCCGAAGGCGGCAAAATGATGATTACCCTGGCCGGGGCCATGAGCACTGCCGAAATGGGTATTCAGCTGGCCGAGCTCATTCGCCAGGATAAAGTGCAGATCATCAGCTGCACGGGCGCCAACCTGGAGGAGGATATCTTCAACCTGGTGGCCCACGATTTCTACGAGCGGGTACCTAATTACCGCGACCTGACGCCCGCCGACGAGCAGGCCCTGCTGGCCCGCCACATGAACCGCGTGACCGATACCTGCATTCCCGAAGAGGAAGCCATGCGCCGCCTGGAGCACACGGTGCTCAAATTCTGGGAGAAGGCCGACAAGGCCGGCGAAGCCTGTTTCCCGCACGAATTCTTCTACCAGATTTTGCTCAGCGGCGAGCTGGAGCAGTACTACCAGATTGACCCTAAGGACTCGTGGATGCTGGCCGCGGCCGAGAAAAACCTGCCCATTATCTGCCCCGGCTGGGAAGACTCGACGCTCGGCAACATCTACGCTGGCCACGTCATCACCGGCGACATCAAGAACGTGCACACCATGCGCACGGGCATCCAGTACATGATTTACCTGGCCGACTGGTACACTAAGCAGGCTACGGACGAAAGCAAAGTAGGCTTCTTCCAGATTGGTGGCGGCATTGCCGGCGACTTCCCCATCTGCGTGGTGCCCATGTTGCACCAGGACCTGGGCCGCACCAGCGTGCCGCTGTGGGGCTACTTCTGCCAGATTTCGGACTCGACTACCAGCTACGGCAGCTATTCCGGTGCCGTACCCAACGAGAAAATTACCTGGGGCAAACTGGGCGAGAAAACGCCGAAATTCATCATCGAAAGCGACGCCACCATCGTGGCCCCGCTGATTTTTGCGATTGTGCTGGGGCAATAA